Part of the Citrus sinensis cultivar Valencia sweet orange chromosome 2, DVS_A1.0, whole genome shotgun sequence genome, TTTCTTAaagaaatcataataatttttatgttattcaATAGAAATTTGGTTCCAATTACCAtatgacaataaataaaaccgAGATTCGATTTaggttttctaatttattggGTAATAATACTATGTGAAATTAAATACCTTTTAGCAATTTAAGTTACTCAATAGTCAATAAACACAAACCTACAATGATTCATGACCAAAATACCCAGCAAACAAACCGTGCCCGAAAACACAATTGAAGGGCGTCTAATAAAACGTTTTGACCCATCCaacaaaccaaaccaaaccaaatcaAACATAATGTGATTGCTTTCGGTTTGTcatcatatttgtttttttttaaaagggtTTGTCATCTTATTaaatactattaatttgtAGTAAATTTCAAACGAAtgtaaaaaatgtaaatataaagtttttatttgacaaCTTGTCGGTACCGTTCAATGTATTATTAAGCAACGGAAATGCTTTCGGTAAAAGTCACAATCACGCCGTACGAGAGCAGTAGTTCTAGAAGGCAACAAGTGGCAAGGACGGAGCGACTCATCAGGAGACGTGTCAACAAGATAATGCGCGTCATTGGATGTCCAGGATACGAGGCCAAAGCACGGCAGATAGGGCGCCTGCAGAGACATCATGGTCAATGGGGACTCATTATCCACTTCCTGTGTTCACCAATCGATTACGCGTTACATTTACAGGTTGGTACTTTCTTCTCCTCACGTTCAATTACaactttcataaaattttaaaatgaataaattaaataaagagcCGATCTTGTTGTTACAACAGTGCTTGTAAAATTTCAACTCCACCACTTCCAATGCACACCTAATTCAATACCACATGCCATGTTTGTGATAACTCCTCTAGAAGCAGTTAAAGTTAGTTACTGCAAGCATACAAATACTGGCTAAATTTGAGGGCAAATTTCGTTgatcttcaattttatattaattacaagtaattactcaaaaaaaaaaaataattacaagtaGATAAGATAAGACACGTGATAGGTAGGGAGGTCACATGACCGGAACAGGCAAGTAAAGTAAGCAAGCAAATCCAGGCACATGCAAACTCGCCGTGTGCGGTTCCAGAGAAAGGGATAAGAGAATTCTGGAGACAAGCGTATTACCGTGGAAGCAAAATTGTCTTCACATCACAATGATCTGTAATAGATTAATTGGCCTCgctttgttaaaaattatagactTCTTAATCATGCAAATACAATCTCTCATCAAGTTGCCgtatacatttttcttttacaaatttcCTAAATGATTTGTGAAATATTAAAGTCCCACGTGGGTCATATAGAGATCGTAGAATCCTGTCCATGTGTTTacaattctaattaatttaaatttaataaagcatCTATGACCATGAACGCCCACAAGTACAAAAGAGGCAGGCTTGGAATTCAGACCAGTGAGACCACCGCCAGAGTCTTCAAGTTCACCAGCAATCATTCGGGACACTATTTGATGCATTTTTCTTCAGTCAACAGGATTCATTTGATTCCTCTTTGCATATTCAGTTCACGgctcatttcttttttcttttttcaattataattaaattaaacaaatgacatcaataaataaataaataaaatctggACAAGGATTGGGATCGGTATTTTGTCGGTCTGAATTCGAGACAGGATTCGCTACACTAAAATGTGCCAATTGGATCGGAATTGGCTTATCTCGAACGGAACCATCCCCATCGCCATCTTATATTTAAGATGCCTATTGCTTAATGCAGTAGAGATCAAGGTTTACACtgataaaaaaatgtgttaaaatgattatttagcAAGCCCAATTCCAAGTGAAACAAAAGCTATGCcagaatttttcattttcaacaaGTGGAGATGGGTAGAGGGTTAGCTTTTGTACATATCAATCATAATGATATCTAAACCCATGACAGGCACAAGGCTCACGAATATGGGATTTgcacaaaatttttctttatgtaATGAGGTTGTTACAAGGGATCAAAGCATACTTGTAAGCTAAAAAGGTCTGGCTGCTTCTtccatcatcttcttttttcttgtaagTTTCTCTATCTCCTTTAGAACCTAAAAGTATTAGCAAAAGAATGGAATAATCTTATGTTAGTAACCCAATAATCTAGACGTTGGGTCAGGAATGCTTGCATTGTAAAGCCATTTCACCTCCAAAGTCATGTCTTCTGTGGTTACAGCATCCAAGTCATCATAACCCAATTGACTAGCTACCTCtgttaagaagaagaagctgcCATTACcaataagataataaattttgttacctaataaagaagaaaattttacgAAGATATACTTTGGAGAGAAACGGTTGCATCAGCTGTGGCATATCCATCTCTCATTTCTTTATATAAAGCAAATAGCTGAGGCAACACCTGATTGCAGTAAGGTTAGAAATAGCACTCAATAACTGCAAGGCTCAACATGCCTAAAATCAAGAGAAATGTTTCGAAGACCTTGGCAAGTGTTTTAAGTGAAAGACAAATAGTAAAGAATTACAGGTTTTGGGGAAAAATGAGACCTTCATGTAAGATCAACACTTTGATACCTCTGATTCAGGAAATCCGCTGTGGTCCATTCTTGCTACCATGCCTGGAGGAACGTCGATCCATAATGATATTCCATGTCTTAAAAGTGCCCTGTTTATGTTTAAAAGCAAGTCAGATAAAATAGTGCATACACCTTGTTTGTAATAGTTGATATAAGCAAAGGAAATTTCTGGCAGCTAATTCGGCAATTACTGAAATCTCATACAGATTAGCTGAACTCTGAACTGCACCATTTCCCGCACAAACTACTAGTCGACCCATGGATGATAACTGCTTCAATACTTCAGTCTGCAGCAACAGATCACCAAAAATATAAGCCACCTTATTGTCTAAATTACTAATCAAAGTTGAAAAGTAAAGGTTTCACATTCAACTACTCTACCAATCTCAACCTACAAATAACCGAGCTTGCACGCAAAAAGCAGCACAGCAATACCAAGCAAGTCTAAAACAATCACCTCAGCCTGCTGATAGCCCTTCTCATCACTCTCCCTGAAAGCTTTAGCAGCAGATTCACCGCCAGCGGCTTCAAATACCAAACTATCACTAAATACAGAATGTACAAAAATGGTCAAGTTAAGCTATCATAATTCACATGGCTATGAAATATTCTCAACACATTAGGATTAAAACTCATAGATACCTGTCAAAGTAATAATATCGTAATGCATCTGCAAGAAAATTCCCCAagtgggtttttattgcattgtTCATCCCTATTCATCAAATCAACCACAGCAATGGTATAAGTATAAACATCAAGATCAACATGAGGTTTGAGCGCCAAGTGCAATGCCTAGCACAAACAATTGCTTACCCACAAGAAATACGGAAGTTCCTTTCAATTCGGTTGATATATCAGCTGCTTTCTTCTGAATCAAAACTGAgcagttaaaataaataattcaaacccccaataagaaaaaataaaaataaaataaaagaaagttgAGCCTCTCTCACACTGTCAGTTTGTTATAGAAAATCAAACGTTGGCATCTCACCTTTACCGCGAAAGATGGATCCTCTGCTGCAACCTTTGTCACAGTATCttacaagaaaaaagttaaaaagaaaatcgaatcactaataaataaatagacagttaacactttaaaaaattaaccaacaatTGAATTAAAGCTCGCAATCAACTTCAAATGACATAAGATTGCCACAACATACCATACATTCTCTAcctttttcttatattttcacGAATTACAAATCCCAATTTCTTCTGTATaacatttcatcaaacacgACATGGGcaccaaaaaaaagaatgaaaaagccgataataaaaaataaaaaaagtgaactcactggaagtagtgtcGTCAGCGATAG contains:
- the LOC102609441 gene encoding probable inactive shikimate kinase like 1, chloroplastic isoform X3 — its product is MEIIAGTTATTMATQSITPKGLKFDPPFSLLHSQSYAPIRTSLQYSIISRKPRITTRSIADDTTSNTVTKVAAEDPSFAVKKKAADISTELKGTSVFLVGMNNAIKTHLGNFLADALRYYYFDSDSLVFEAAGGESAAKAFRESDEKGYQQAETEVLKQLSSMGRLVVCAGNGAVQSSANLALLRHGISLWIDVPPGMVARMDHSGFPESELFALYKEMRDGYATADATVSLQKVASQLGYDDLDAVTTEDMTLEVLKEIEKLTRKKKMMEEAARPF
- the LOC102609441 gene encoding probable inactive shikimate kinase like 1, chloroplastic isoform X2; the protein is MEIIAGTTATTMATQSITPKGLKFDPPFSLLHSQSYAPIRTSLQYSIISRKPRITTRSIADDTTSNTVTKVAAEDPSFAVKKAADISTELKGTSVFLVGMNNAIKTHLGNFLADALRYYYFDSDSLVFEAAGGESAAKAFRESDEKGYQQAETEVLKQLSSMGRLVVCAGNGAVQSSANLALLRHGISLWIDVPPGMVARMDHSGFPESEVLPQLFALYKEMRDGYATADATVSLQKVASQLGYDDLDAVTTEDMTLEVLKEIEKLTRKKKMMEEAARPF
- the LOC102609441 gene encoding probable inactive shikimate kinase like 1, chloroplastic isoform X1, translated to MEIIAGTTATTMATQSITPKGLKFDPPFSLLHSQSYAPIRTSLQYSIISRKPRITTRSIADDTTSNTVTKVAAEDPSFAVKKKAADISTELKGTSVFLVGMNNAIKTHLGNFLADALRYYYFDSDSLVFEAAGGESAAKAFRESDEKGYQQAETEVLKQLSSMGRLVVCAGNGAVQSSANLALLRHGISLWIDVPPGMVARMDHSGFPESEVLPQLFALYKEMRDGYATADATVSLQKVASQLGYDDLDAVTTEDMTLEVLKEIEKLTRKKKMMEEAARPF